One segment of Dehalococcoidia bacterium DNA contains the following:
- a CDS encoding peroxiredoxin: MPDAIEVGDPAPDFTLPSTEGDVSLSALLGCGDRVVLAFYVEDGTPSCQTEVSLLKDSYELLREFGASVVAASADSLKSHRAFAERLNGVPFPLASDQDLIAARAYGVVDEGDPRRSRRAAFVIDRDGRVLLALSPFQPSNLASAEAIFQALGMET, from the coding sequence ATGCCTGACGCCATCGAAGTCGGCGATCCGGCGCCGGACTTCACCTTGCCCTCGACCGAAGGCGACGTATCACTGAGCGCGCTGCTCGGCTGCGGCGATCGCGTGGTGCTCGCGTTCTACGTCGAGGATGGCACGCCTTCGTGCCAGACCGAAGTTTCGCTGCTGAAGGATTCGTACGAACTGTTACGGGAGTTCGGTGCGAGCGTCGTCGCCGCGAGTGCGGATTCGCTCAAATCGCATCGCGCCTTCGCCGAACGGTTGAACGGCGTGCCGTTTCCGCTGGCATCCGATCAGGACCTTATCGCCGCGCGTGCGTACGGCGTTGTGGACGAGGGCGACCCGCGCCGCTCGCGGCGTGCGGCCTTCGTCATCGATCGCGACGGCCGTGTATTGCTGGCGCTCTCGCCATTTCAGCCCTCGAATCTCGCAAGCGCCGAGGCCATTTTCCAGGCGTTGGGTATGGAGACGTAG